The nucleotide window GCTGACCGACGCCGCGATCGAACAGCACGAACCGCTCGCCCTCAACGAATTGATCGTCGTCCGCGACGAGGCCGATCGAATGCAACAGATGCTGCAAACGTTCCTCGACTTCGCCCGACCGCCGCGGCTTGTTCGCAGGTCGGTCGATCTGAGCGACGTGGCCCGCCAGACGATCGAGCTCGCCAAGAGCCGAGCCGACAGGCTGGGCGTGATGCTCGTGCTCGACGCGACCGACGTCGTCGAGCTCGAGGCCGATCCGCAGCAGTTGCGGCAAGTGCTGGTGAACCTGATCTTCAACGCCATCGAGGCCCAGCCCGGCGGCGGGCGAATCGACGTCGCCGTCCGAACCGCCGGCGAGCGGGCGATCGTCGAGGTCGCCGACCGCGGGCCCGGCATCTCGCCCCAGATCGTCGCTCGTCTGTTCGAGCCGTTCGTCAGCACCAAGGAGACAGGCGTCGGCCTGGGGCTGGCGGTGTCGCAGCGGATCATCGCTTCGCACGGCGGTCGGGTCGAGGGGTTCAATCCGCCGAGCGGCGGAGCCCTGTTTCGCGTCGAACTGCCGCGCGTCCCCCAACCACTCACGGTTTCCCAAACTCCGAACCATGACTAAGACCCGCATTGTCATCATCGACGATGAATCCAGCGTCCGCTTTTCGCTTGTGCGGGCCCTCGGCTCCGACGACGTCGTCGTCGACGGCTACGAAACGGCCCGGGCCGGGATCGAAGCGATCGAGCGCGACGTTCCCGATCTCGTGTTGCTCGACGTCCGGCTCCCCGACATGTCGGGACTCGACGCCCTGCTCGCGCTGCGCGCCATCGACCCCAAGCTGATGGTCGTCGTCATCACGGCCCACGGCACGACCGACACGGCGATCGAAGCCACCAAACGGGGCGCGTTCGACTACCTGCTCAAACCGTTCGAGCTGACGACGCTCCGCGCGGTGGTCGCCAAGGCGACCGAGGCGAGCCGACTGGCGCGGCGACCGACGCTGAACGCCGAACCAGGCTCGCCCCCCGCCGCTCCCACCGACTGGATCGTCGGTCGCAGCGCCGCCATGCAGGAGGTCTTCAAGGCGATCGGCCGGGTGGCCAACTCGGACGTCAACGTCCTGCTGCTCGGCGAGAGCGGGGTGGGCAAGGAACTTGTCGCCCGCGCGATCTACCAGCACAGCAGCCGCGCGGACAAAATGTTTCACGCCATCAACTGCGCCGCGATTCCCGAGACGCTGCTTGAGAGCGAATTGTTCGGCCACGAGAAGGGGGCCTTCACCGGGGCCGAACGGCAGCGCATCGGCCGATTCGAACAGGCCACCGGCGGCACCGTGTTTCTCGACGAAATCGGCGACATGAGCCCCGCGATTCAGGCCAAGGTGCTGCGGCTCCTTCAGGATCAACGGTTCGAGCGCGTCGGCGGCGGCGAGACGATCCAGACCGACGTGCGGATCATCGCCGCGACCAACCAGAACCTGACCGAACTGGTCGCCGCCGGGCGGTTTCGACAGGACTTGTTCTATCGGCTGAACACCTACACGATCGCGCTGCCGCCGCTGCGCGGGCGGCGCGACGACTTGCCGCTGTTGGTCGATCATTTCATCAAGCTCCACTCCGGCGAGATCAACAAGCACGTCGAGGCGGCCGCCCCCGAGACGCTGCTGGCGCTCGAGTCCTACTCCTGGCCGGGGAACGTCCGCGAACTGCAGGGGGTCGTCAAAACCGCGCTGGTGAACGCTACGTCCGACGTGCTCACCCCCGATTGCCTTCCCGAGTCGATCCTCAGCGGCGAGGCGGCCCTGGCGAGTCTTCCCGGCGGCGGCGGCGGGCGGTTCGACCTGACGAGCTTCGTCCACCGCCTGCTCCAATCGCGCGAGGAGGACGTCTACCGCAAGGTCATGCTCGCGGTCGATCGCATCGTGCTTGACGAAGCGCTCCATGCCGCCAACGGCAACCAGGTCGAAGCAAGCCGCTCGCTGGGCATCTCGCGGACCACCCTGCGGGCGAAGCTGCAACTGCTGTCGCAGCGCCCGGTCGAAACGCCGACCGCCAGCTCGTAGCCGCTCCGGATCTTCTGCGACCACGCGCCGCCGGCGGGGCCGCGGCTCCTGGTCGGGCGATCGAAGACCGCTAGCATCCCTCCGCGCCCCCCCCTGCGGCGAATCCTGCCTTCAGGAGCGTCACTGCCTCACGGCAAAAAAACCGAGATTTCGCCCAGGTTCCCCGGTGACAGGAATCCGCAAAATCTGCCTATCATGTCGTAGGGTTCGCTTCCTTGCCAAGTCTGCAGCACGCCCATGGCCAGCGCCGCCAATAACGCCGAAGTCTTTTTGTCGCAAGCACTTGCCGGCTCGCAAGAAGGCTTCGGAAGGCTGTTGTCGCTGTACCGCAACTACCTCAAGCTCCTGGTGGTCGCCCAGCTCGAACAACCGCTCCGTCGCCGGGTGAGCCCCTCGGACGTCGTCCAGGAGACCTTTCTTGAGGCCAATCGCGACTTCGACCAGTTCCGCGGCCGATCGGCTGGGGAGTTCTGCGCCTGGCTGCGGCGGATACTCGTCAACAACATCCACCGCGCGATCGAACAGCACGCCCTGGCGGCCAAGCGGTCGGTCCACCGCGAGGTCTCGCTCGACGCCCTGGCGACCTCCCTCGAACAGTCGACGGTCCGGCTGGAGGCGATCCTCGCCGGCTCGCTCGATTCTCCCAGCGAATCGCTGCAACGCCAGGAGCAGCAGCTCGACCTGGCGAACCGCCTGGCGGCGCTGCCGCGCGATTATCGCGACGTCATCCTGTTGCGGCACATGCACGGCTTGCCGTTCGAGGAGATCGGCCGCCGCATGGACCGCTCCGCGGGGGCGGCGCGGATGGTGTGGCTCCGCGCGATCCGCCACCTGCGCGAGACGATGAACCCGGCCAGCGAAGCCGTGGGAGAGACGCCGTGATTCGCGCCGCCGATCCGACTCTGCCCGACGCCGAACCGGCCGAGCAACTGCTGGCCGCGCTGATGGACGAGTACCTGATCTCGCTCGAGCACGGCGCGCCGCTCGATCTCGACGAGATGATCGCGGCCCATCCGGCGCTTGAGGCCGACATCCGAGAGTTCGCCGCCAGCGTCGAGCAGCTCCATCGTGCGGCGCAGGAATCGCCGCTCCCCGGCGAAGCGACCGAGCCGGCCCTCGAATCGATCTCCCCCGCGACCCAGCGGCTGGGAGACTATCGGATCGTCCGCGAACTGGGGCGCGGCGGCATGGGGATCGTCTACGAAGCGGAGCAGCTCTCGCTGGCCCGCCGCGTCGCGCTCAAGGTGCTCCCCTTCGCCGCAATGTGGGATCGCAAGCAATTGGCCCGGTTTCAAAACGAAGCCCGCGCGGCCGCTCAGCTCCATCATCCCCACATTGTGCCGGTGTTCGGCGTCGGGCAGGATCGCGGGGTCCACTATTACGCGATGCAGATGGTGTCCGGGCAGTCGCTCGACAAGCTGCTGGCCGATCTCCGTCGCGGCGCCGAGTTGCGCAGCGCCGAAACCGCCGGCCCCGGGGGAACGACCGCCTCGCCCGGCGCCGCCACGATGCGCTCGCTCGTCGAGACGGCCGACCTTTCCCCCGCGCGGCGCGGGGCGGGCTTTCGCGCCTACTGCCGCGCGGTGGCCGAACTGGGCGTCCAAGCCGCCGAGGCCCTGCAGTACGCCCACGACTGCGGCGTCATCCACCGCGACGTGAAGCCCTCGAACCTCCTCCTGGACGATCGCAACGCCGCCTGGATCACCGACTTCGGCCTCGCGCGCATTCAGGGAGACGTTGGCGTCACGGCCACGGGCGACGTCGTCGGCACGTTGCGCTACATGAGTCCCGAGCAAGCCGCGGGACAGCAAGCGCTGATCGACCCGCGGACCGACGTCTATTCCCTGGGGGCGACGCTGTACGAACTGTTGACGCTCGCCCCCGCGTTTCCGGGCGAGGATCGCCGCGAGGTGCTGCGGGCCGTCATCGAACGCGACCCGTTGCCGCTGCGCGAGCTCGCCCCGGAAATTCCCGTCGACTTGGAAACGATCGTGCTCTGCGCGCTCTCGAAGTCGCGCGAGGACCGCTACGCGACGGCGGCCGAAATGGCCGACGACCTCCGCCGGTTCCTCGAAGACAAGCCGACCCGGGCCCGGCGGCCGACGGTGATCGATCGCGCGACGAATCTCGTCCGCCGACATCGCAGGGCGACGGCCGCCCTGGCGGGATTCCTGCTCGTCGTGGCGGTGTTGTCGACGACCGGGGCGGCCTTGTTGTCGCGCGAGCAGGCCCGCACCGCCGCGGCGCTCGAAGACGCCCAGACCAGCCTCGAGAAGGCCCGCCGGGTGGTCGATCGATTCGGCGGCCAATTCGTCCACGAGCTCGAGCGCCTGCCGGGAAGCGAGCCGCTCCGCCGCGCCGTGCTGGCCGACACGCTCGATTACTACCGCGACTTCATCGCCCAGGCGAGCGACGACCCGCACCTCAACGCCGATCTGGCGGCCACGCAGTACCAAGCCGGCGTCATCGCCGGTCGGCTCGGCGACTTCGCCGCCGCCAACGACTTCTTGCACGCCGCGGCCGAAGAGTTCGGCCAACTCGCCGTGCGCGCCCCCCGCGGCGAGCGGCGTGACGAGTATCTCGCCCGCCAAGCCGCCTCGTGGAACAGCCTCGCCTTGGTCGAGGTCGATCACGGCGACCTGAGCGAGGCGCAGCGACTCTATCGGCTGGCCGTCGACGTGCAGCGCCCGTTGGCCGCCGGCCGCGAGGCCTCGGCCGAGAGCCGCCGCCAGTACGCCCAAATCCGGGCCAATCGCGGTCTGCTGGCGCGCCGCCAGGGCGACGCGACCGCGGCCGCGACCGATTTCGCGGCGGCGATCGCGGTGCTCGAACGGCTCGTCGCCGAAGCGCCCGCCTCGCGCGGCGCCAAGTACGATCTCGCCCTGGCGCTCAACAACCGCAGCTTCGTCGAGCAAGCAAGCGATCTGGCCGCGGCCCGGGCGTCGTGCGAATCGGCGGTTGCGCTGCTCCGCGAACTGATCGACCAATCCGAAGCGACCTCGGCCGACCTCGTGCGGCATCAGGCCGACGTCGCGTTGTGCCTCAACAACCTCGGCGCCATCCGCGGCCACATGCAGGACGACGCGGCCGCCGCGACGGTGCTGCGCGAGGCGGCGACGATCCAGGAATCGCTGCTGCGCCGCGCCCCCGCGGTCGTTCAGCATCGCAGCGACTTGGCGATCACGCTGAACAACCTGGGTCAAGCTGAGACGCGCGCCGGCCGGCCCGCCGCGGCGCGGCAGGCGTTCCAGCGCGCCGCCGCGCTGTTCGAGCAGTTGACGCACGACTACCCCGGCGAACCCCGCTTCGCCAGCGCGTCGGCTGGCGTCCTGAACAACCAGGCGATGGCCGACGAACTGGCCGGCGACTGGTCCGCGGCCCTGGCCAAGTACGAATCGGCGATCGAGCGCCAACGCGCCGCCTGGGGCCAAGGGCCCGAGCGGTCGGCGTTCCGCGATTCGCTTAACAAGCACTACGTCAACTACGCCCGCTGCCTGCGCGCCGCGGGCCGGGTCGAGGATGCGGCCGCGGCGTGCGTCGCCCGGCGCGAACTGTGGCCCGACGACGGCCGGCAGTTGTATCGCATCGCATTGGAATTGGTCGCCACGGCCGAGGCCGCTCCATCCGGCGCCGACGCGATGCTCGCCGAGGCCGCGGCCGCGCTGGTCGCCGCCGCGGACGTCTGGAACGACGCCGACGGACCCCTGGCGGCCGAGCCGCTGCCGTCGGCGCTGCGAGATCGGGTCGCCGCCGATCTCGTCGCGCGCTTGGAAGGAGCGAAGCGATGAACGCCTGGCTGAACGCCCTCCGACATGTCCTGCGCCGCCCTGCCGCCGCCGCGCCGCGCGCGGCTGGGCGCCGCCTCGCCTTCGAACAGGCCGAGTCGCGGCTCGCCCTGTCGACCGCCGTCGCCGTCGACTTGCCCGGGCGGTTCGACGTCGCCCCGGACAGCGGCGGCTTCGTCCTGTTGAACGAGTTCGCCGTGACTCGCTTCAACATGACCGGAGCGACCGACGCGCTGTTCTCCACGGGCGAGTGGCACGACGTCGATCCCGACGGTTTGCCGCGCGACCCCGCGGGATTCCAAGCTGCCGGCAACGACCCGTACTCGCTCAGCGAAGTTGGGGGGAATCAGCCGCCGCAACCGCGACTCAACGTGATCCTCCCCCCGGGGGTCATGCCGGGCGCCGCGGGCGAGATCCAACTCGCCGAGGTCATGAACGGTCGCGGAACCCTGCGGCACGAACGCCCCGAGCGCGGGCTCGCCGAGCGGCCGGCCCCGACCGATCGCGTCGGCGCCGTCGTCGGCGAATCGGCCGAGCGCCCGCTGGCGACCTCGCAAGGGCGCGAGGCGGCGTTCGAGGTCGCCGGGCTCGAACAACGTCGCATCCGCCGCACGGACCAACGCGCGGCCGACCGCAACGCCGACGCCCCGGACGCGCGCCTCGCGGCGTCGTTCTCGCCGTGGGCCGCCGATCTGGCTCACGCCGCGGCGAGCATGGTCCCCGCGCTCCCCGCCGCGGCCGAACCCGCGCCCCCCGCGCAACCTGCCGCCGACGAGCCGCAGCAGCCCTCGCCCGGCGATCAGGCCGCCGCCCGCAATGCGTCGCGCGAGACCCCTTGGCCCGCGCTGCCGATCGACGAGCTCGAACTCGTCGCCGGCGAACCGGTCGCGACGACCGCTCCGCGCGATCCCGCGGGCGACTCCCCGACGGGCGACCTTCCCGCGGATCGCGACGCCGCGTTCGCCGCGTGGGGCGACTCGGCCTTGCCGATCGGCGCCGCGGCCGATCGCCAACGCACCTCGGCCGCGTGGCCCCTGTTGGCGGCGCTCGCAGCCAGCGCCTGGGCCGTCCGCGCCGTCGTGACCACGGGCGACCCGAATCCCGCCGCGCCACAACCCGCCCGCCGCCGCCCGCCATCGCCCCGCTCCCCCCTGACCGGCCGGCGCTAACCGCCGATGCCGCCCGCAGCGTCCGCGAACAGGACGAACTCGACGAGGCCCAATTCGCCGAATGGGCGAAACAGGCCAGCCGCCTGCCGGGGGAGCAGATGGAGGCGAGCGCCGAACCCACGCCCGCGCCTCTCCTCAGGCGCCGGGCATGCGCGTCTTCGGTTCGCCATGGCGCGCGGCGGAGGATCGCCGTGGGCATGCCGCCTTGCTTCCCGCGCGGCAATCTCGACGCCGGCTTCTTCCAGGCCCGGCAGGGCCGGCAGGTTGTCGCCAGGGCCGCGAGGCCCTGGTTGGCGGTTGGAGACAATTCGCAGCCCCAACCGGGGCGACAGAAGCGCGGCCGTTCTCAGGTCGACGCGCGCGGCGGGTGCGCACAACTCGTTGCCT belongs to Pirellulales bacterium and includes:
- a CDS encoding sigma-54-dependent Fis family transcriptional regulator encodes the protein MTKTRIVIIDDESSVRFSLVRALGSDDVVVDGYETARAGIEAIERDVPDLVLLDVRLPDMSGLDALLALRAIDPKLMVVVITAHGTTDTAIEATKRGAFDYLLKPFELTTLRAVVAKATEASRLARRPTLNAEPGSPPAAPTDWIVGRSAAMQEVFKAIGRVANSDVNVLLLGESGVGKELVARAIYQHSSRADKMFHAINCAAIPETLLESELFGHEKGAFTGAERQRIGRFEQATGGTVFLDEIGDMSPAIQAKVLRLLQDQRFERVGGGETIQTDVRIIAATNQNLTELVAAGRFRQDLFYRLNTYTIALPPLRGRRDDLPLLVDHFIKLHSGEINKHVEAAAPETLLALESYSWPGNVRELQGVVKTALVNATSDVLTPDCLPESILSGEAALASLPGGGGGRFDLTSFVHRLLQSREEDVYRKVMLAVDRIVLDEALHAANGNQVEASRSLGISRTTLRAKLQLLSQRPVETPTASS
- a CDS encoding sigma-70 family RNA polymerase sigma factor — encoded protein: MASAANNAEVFLSQALAGSQEGFGRLLSLYRNYLKLLVVAQLEQPLRRRVSPSDVVQETFLEANRDFDQFRGRSAGEFCAWLRRILVNNIHRAIEQHALAAKRSVHREVSLDALATSLEQSTVRLEAILAGSLDSPSESLQRQEQQLDLANRLAALPRDYRDVILLRHMHGLPFEEIGRRMDRSAGAARMVWLRAIRHLRETMNPASEAVGETP
- a CDS encoding serine/threonine protein kinase produces the protein MIRAADPTLPDAEPAEQLLAALMDEYLISLEHGAPLDLDEMIAAHPALEADIREFAASVEQLHRAAQESPLPGEATEPALESISPATQRLGDYRIVRELGRGGMGIVYEAEQLSLARRVALKVLPFAAMWDRKQLARFQNEARAAAQLHHPHIVPVFGVGQDRGVHYYAMQMVSGQSLDKLLADLRRGAELRSAETAGPGGTTASPGAATMRSLVETADLSPARRGAGFRAYCRAVAELGVQAAEALQYAHDCGVIHRDVKPSNLLLDDRNAAWITDFGLARIQGDVGVTATGDVVGTLRYMSPEQAAGQQALIDPRTDVYSLGATLYELLTLAPAFPGEDRREVLRAVIERDPLPLRELAPEIPVDLETIVLCALSKSREDRYATAAEMADDLRRFLEDKPTRARRPTVIDRATNLVRRHRRATAALAGFLLVVAVLSTTGAALLSREQARTAAALEDAQTSLEKARRVVDRFGGQFVHELERLPGSEPLRRAVLADTLDYYRDFIAQASDDPHLNADLAATQYQAGVIAGRLGDFAAANDFLHAAAEEFGQLAVRAPRGERRDEYLARQAASWNSLALVEVDHGDLSEAQRLYRLAVDVQRPLAAGREASAESRRQYAQIRANRGLLARRQGDATAAATDFAAAIAVLERLVAEAPASRGAKYDLALALNNRSFVEQASDLAAARASCESAVALLRELIDQSEATSADLVRHQADVALCLNNLGAIRGHMQDDAAAATVLREAATIQESLLRRAPAVVQHRSDLAITLNNLGQAETRAGRPAAARQAFQRAAALFEQLTHDYPGEPRFASASAGVLNNQAMADELAGDWSAALAKYESAIERQRAAWGQGPERSAFRDSLNKHYVNYARCLRAAGRVEDAAAACVARRELWPDDGRQLYRIALELVATAEAAPSGADAMLAEAAAALVAAADVWNDADGPLAAEPLPSALRDRVAADLVARLEGAKR